A genome region from Cervus canadensis isolate Bull #8, Minnesota chromosome 10, ASM1932006v1, whole genome shotgun sequence includes the following:
- the LOC122448512 gene encoding dihydrodiol dehydrogenase 3-like isoform X5, with protein sequence MDSKRQVKLNDGHFIPVLGFGTYAPPETAKSEAQEVTQFAIEVGFRHIDCAHVYQNEEQVGQAIRSKIADGTVKREDIFYTSKLWLTSLRQELVRSALEKSLKNLQLDYVDLYIIHFPLAVKALEKCKDAGLTKSIGVSNFNHKQLEKILNKPGLKYKPVCNQVECHPYLNQRKLLDFCKSHDIVLVAYAALGSQRLKEWVNLDLPVLLEDPVLCAIANKHKQTPALVALRYQIQRGVVVLAKSYNKKRIKENIQVFDFELTPEDMKAIDGINRNIRYYEFLLGISHPEYPFLEEY encoded by the exons ATGGATTCCAAAAGGCAAGTGAAGCTTAATGATGGCCACTTCATTCCTGTCCTGGGATTTGGAACCTATGCACCTCCAGAG ACTGCTAAGAGTGAAGCTCAGGAAGTCACCCAATTCGCTATAGAGGTCGGGTTCCGCCATATTGACTGTGCTCATGTGTACCAAAATGAAGAGCAAGTTGGCCAGGCCATTCGAAGCAAGATTGCAGATGGCACTGTGAAGAGAGAAGACATATTCTACACTTCAAAG CTTTGGTTAACTTCCCTTCGACAAGAGTTGGTCCGATCAGCCTtggaaaaatcactgaaaaatcTTCAACTGGACTATGTTGATCTCTATATTATTCATTTTCCACTGGCTGTGAAG GCCCTTGAGAAGTGTAAGGACGCAGGGCTGACCAAATCCATCGGGGTGTCCAACTTCAACCACAAGCAGCTGGAGAAGATTCTGAACAAGCCAGGGCTCAAGTACAAGCCAGTCTGCAACCAG GTGGAATGTCACCCTTATCTCAACCAGAGGAAACTGTTGGATTTCTGCAAGTCACATGATATTGTTCTTGTTGCCTATGCTGCTCTGGGATCCCAACGACTAAAAGAATG GGTGAACCTGGACCTGCCCGTTCTCTTGGAGGACCCAGTTCTTTGTGCCATTGCCAATAAGCACAAGCAGACCCCAGCTCTGGTTGCCCTTCGTTATCAGATACAACGTGGGGTTGTGGTTCTGGCCAAGAGTTACAACAAGAAACGGATCAAAGAGAACATACAG gtGTTTGACTTTGAACTGACTCCAGAAGACATGAAAGCAATTGATGGCATCAATAGAAATATAAGATATTACGAATTTCTACT TGGTATCAGTCACCCTGAAtatccatttcttgaagaatattGA
- the LOC122448512 gene encoding dihydrodiol dehydrogenase 3-like isoform X2, which produces MDSKRQVKLNDGHFIPVLGFGTYAPPETAKSEAQEVTQFAIEVGFRHIDCAHVYQNEEQVGQAIRSKIADGTVKREDIFYTSKLWLTSLRQELVRSALEKSLKNLQLDYVDLYIIHFPLAVKPGEELFPKDENGKLIADSVDLCHTWEALEKCKDAGLTKSIGVSNFNHKQLEKILNKPGLKYKPVCNQVECHPYLNQRKLLDFCKSHDIVLVAYAALGSQRLKEWVNLDLPVLLEDPVLCAIANKHKQTPALVALRYQIQRGVVVLAKSYNKKRIKENIQVFDFELTPEDMKAIDGINRNIRYYEFLLGISHPEYPFLEEY; this is translated from the exons ATGGATTCCAAAAGGCAAGTGAAGCTTAATGATGGCCACTTCATTCCTGTCCTGGGATTTGGAACCTATGCACCTCCAGAG ACTGCTAAGAGTGAAGCTCAGGAAGTCACCCAATTCGCTATAGAGGTCGGGTTCCGCCATATTGACTGTGCTCATGTGTACCAAAATGAAGAGCAAGTTGGCCAGGCCATTCGAAGCAAGATTGCAGATGGCACTGTGAAGAGAGAAGACATATTCTACACTTCAAAG CTTTGGTTAACTTCCCTTCGACAAGAGTTGGTCCGATCAGCCTtggaaaaatcactgaaaaatcTTCAACTGGACTATGTTGATCTCTATATTATTCATTTTCCACTGGCTGTGAAG CCAGGGGAGGAATTATTTCCaaaagatgaaaatggaaaactgATAGCTGACTCAGTGGATCTCTGTCACACCTGGGAG GCCCTTGAGAAGTGTAAGGACGCAGGGCTGACCAAATCCATCGGGGTGTCCAACTTCAACCACAAGCAGCTGGAGAAGATTCTGAACAAGCCAGGGCTCAAGTACAAGCCAGTCTGCAACCAG GTGGAATGTCACCCTTATCTCAACCAGAGGAAACTGTTGGATTTCTGCAAGTCACATGATATTGTTCTTGTTGCCTATGCTGCTCTGGGATCCCAACGACTAAAAGAATG GGTGAACCTGGACCTGCCCGTTCTCTTGGAGGACCCAGTTCTTTGTGCCATTGCCAATAAGCACAAGCAGACCCCAGCTCTGGTTGCCCTTCGTTATCAGATACAACGTGGGGTTGTGGTTCTGGCCAAGAGTTACAACAAGAAACGGATCAAAGAGAACATACAG gtGTTTGACTTTGAACTGACTCCAGAAGACATGAAAGCAATTGATGGCATCAATAGAAATATAAGATATTACGAATTTCTACT TGGTATCAGTCACCCTGAAtatccatttcttgaagaatattGA
- the LOC122448512 gene encoding dihydrodiol dehydrogenase 3-like isoform X3, which produces MDSKRQVKLNDGHFIPVLGFGTYAPPETAKSEAQEVTQFAIEVGFRHIDCAHVYQNEEQVGQAIRSKIADGTVKREDIFYTSKLWLTSLRQELVRSALEKSLKNLQLDYVDLYIIHFPLAVKPGEELFPKDENGKLIADSVDLCHTWEALEKCKDAGLTKSIGVSNFNHKQLEKILNKPGLKYKPVCNQVECHPYLNQRKLLDFCKSHDIVLVAYAALGSQRLKEWVNLDLPVLLEDPVLCAIANKHKQTPALVALRYQIQRGVVVLAKSYNKKRIKENIQVFDFELTPEDMKAIDGINRNIRYYEFLLGVSHPEYPFSEEY; this is translated from the exons ATGGATTCCAAAAGGCAAGTGAAGCTTAATGATGGCCACTTCATTCCTGTCCTGGGATTTGGAACCTATGCACCTCCAGAG ACTGCTAAGAGTGAAGCTCAGGAAGTCACCCAATTCGCTATAGAGGTCGGGTTCCGCCATATTGACTGTGCTCATGTGTACCAAAATGAAGAGCAAGTTGGCCAGGCCATTCGAAGCAAGATTGCAGATGGCACTGTGAAGAGAGAAGACATATTCTACACTTCAAAG CTTTGGTTAACTTCCCTTCGACAAGAGTTGGTCCGATCAGCCTtggaaaaatcactgaaaaatcTTCAACTGGACTATGTTGATCTCTATATTATTCATTTTCCACTGGCTGTGAAG CCAGGGGAGGAATTATTTCCaaaagatgaaaatggaaaactgATAGCTGACTCAGTGGATCTCTGTCACACCTGGGAG GCCCTTGAGAAGTGTAAGGACGCAGGGCTGACCAAATCCATCGGGGTGTCCAACTTCAACCACAAGCAGCTGGAGAAGATTCTGAACAAGCCAGGGCTCAAGTACAAGCCAGTCTGCAACCAG GTGGAATGTCACCCTTATCTCAACCAGAGGAAACTGTTGGATTTCTGCAAGTCACATGATATTGTTCTTGTTGCCTATGCTGCTCTGGGATCCCAACGACTAAAAGAATG GGTGAACCTGGACCTGCCCGTTCTCTTGGAGGACCCAGTTCTTTGTGCCATTGCCAATAAGCACAAGCAGACCCCAGCTCTGGTTGCCCTTCGTTATCAGATACAACGTGGGGTTGTGGTTCTGGCCAAGAGTTACAACAAGAAACGGATCAAAGAGAACATACAG gtGTTTGACTTTGAACTGACTCCAGAAGACATGAAAGCAATTGATGGCATCAATAGAAATATAAGATATTACGAATTTCTACT